A genome region from Nitrosopumilus oxyclinae includes the following:
- a CDS encoding cupredoxin domain-containing protein, whose translation MKFLLYSLFLVILTSTSFAYAEEYIIDIPVGAYNPELNTVAEVWYDPPQLFVTVGDTVTWYNDDKEGHTVTSGEGSGRFGWMSDNFGKSNGIFDSGRFMPGESWSYTFEDSGTFSYYCTIHPWMEGILIVEKQIPDYPHDATGKKLKFPLLQYTPDRNIEVNLSWDPPVIKTHEKIQFVYQFYDPQTNSNLAEMKYSFVIFQNGQEIFRDEGLSQIGGDYRNFIFSESGSIIVRIEGIQSPSIFAEESVTVFGNVESKEQRSVDFTTAVYDNPEKTSHETYHTKPAQRLTTYYELMLLIILVPGVMFLIAMFWLKKKPKIKDESASAV comes from the coding sequence ATGAAATTTTTACTGTATTCTTTATTTTTAGTGATTTTGACTTCTACATCTTTTGCATATGCTGAAGAATACATTATTGATATTCCAGTAGGGGCATACAATCCAGAACTAAATACAGTGGCTGAAGTATGGTATGATCCGCCTCAACTGTTTGTTACAGTAGGTGATACTGTAACTTGGTATAATGATGACAAAGAAGGTCATACTGTTACCAGTGGGGAAGGTTCAGGAAGGTTTGGTTGGATGAGTGATAACTTTGGAAAATCAAATGGAATTTTTGATAGTGGTAGATTTATGCCAGGTGAATCATGGTCATACACGTTTGAGGATTCTGGTACGTTTTCTTATTATTGTACAATTCATCCATGGATGGAAGGAATTTTAATTGTAGAAAAACAAATTCCTGATTATCCACACGATGCAACTGGCAAAAAATTAAAATTTCCTTTGTTGCAATATACACCAGATAGAAACATAGAGGTAAATCTATCATGGGATCCTCCAGTTATTAAAACTCATGAAAAAATTCAATTTGTCTATCAATTCTATGATCCACAAACAAATTCTAACCTTGCAGAAATGAAATACAGTTTTGTAATATTTCAAAATGGACAAGAAATTTTTAGAGATGAAGGACTAAGTCAAATTGGTGGAGATTACAGAAATTTTATTTTTAGTGAATCTGGATCTATCATAGTAAGAATAGAAGGAATTCAATCACCCTCAATTTTTGCTGAGGAAAGTGTCACTGTATTTGGAAATGTTGAAAGTAAAGAACAACGCTCTGTTGATTTTACTACAGCAGTTTATGATAATCCTGAAAAAACATCTCATGAAACTTATCACACAAAACCAGCTCAAAGACTAACAACGTATTACGAATTAATGCTATTGATTATTCTTGTTCCAGGTGTAATGTTCCTTATAGCCATGTTTTGGTTAAAGAAAAAACCTAAAATCAAAGATGAATCAGCAAGTGCTGTTTAA
- a CDS encoding ATP-binding protein, producing the protein MPVGIIPDISEQMCIGCALCVEICTTLGPDVLRVKPVEGWKRGKAFVFYPERCISDGACIGVCPTKAIFWMRPMDFTVGQPVPLYKNSVFVKGWTELID; encoded by the coding sequence ATGCCAGTAGGAATTATTCCAGACATCAGCGAACAAATGTGTATCGGATGCGCACTATGTGTAGAAATCTGTACCACACTTGGACCAGATGTCCTTAGAGTAAAACCAGTTGAAGGCTGGAAAAGAGGTAAAGCATTTGTCTTCTACCCAGAAAGATGTATTTCAGATGGTGCATGCATCGGTGTATGCCCAACAAAAGCAATCTTTTGGATGCGACCAATGGACTTTACAGTTGGACAACCAGTTCCACTCTACAAGAACTCAGTCTTCGTCAAAGGTTGGACTGAATTAATCGATTAG